A genomic region of Elaeis guineensis isolate ETL-2024a chromosome 9, EG11, whole genome shotgun sequence contains the following coding sequences:
- the LOC105051171 gene encoding norbelladine 4'-O-methyltransferase 2 isoform X2, with amino-acid sequence MATPAGHAPHLLQNDALYKYILETSVYPREHEQLKGLREMTKKQEWHFWMVPPEECQHLSMILKLMNAKKTIELGVYTGYSLLTTALALPKDGQVKEDELFDFAFVDADKFNYGEYHERLLKLVKIGGVIVYDDTLWSGRVVAPVGTPLSQYDAEVRDYFLKFNDFLATDSRIEITQVCVGDGFTICRRLI; translated from the exons ATGGCTACCCCGGCAGGACATGCACCGCATCTCTTGCAGAATGATGCCCTTTACAAG TATATATTGGAGACAAGTGTTTATCCACGAGAGCACGAACAACTCAAGGGATTGAGAGAGATGACTAAGAAACAAGAGTG GCATTTTTGGATGGTGCCTCCGGAGGAATGCCAACATCTTTCTATGATTTTAAAGCTTATGAATGCAAAGAAGACAATTGAGCTTGGCGTGTACACTGGTTATTCACTCCTCACAACAGCACTAGCATTACCCAAAGATGGCCAG GTAAAAGAAGACGAGTTGTTTGATTTTGCATTTGTTGATGCTGACAAGTTCAACTATGGAGAATACCATGAACGCTTACTTAAGCTTGTGAAGATTGGAGGAGTTATTGTCTATGATGATACTCTTTGGTCTGGTCGTGTGGTTGCTCCAGTGGGTACTCCTCTTTCTCAGTATGATGCAGAAGTCAGAGACTATTTTCTGAAGTTTAATGATTTTTTGGCTACCGACTCTCGGATTGAGATAACACAAGTTTGTGTTGGAGATGGATTCACCATCTGTAGACGTCTTATCTAA
- the LOC105051171 gene encoding norbelladine 4'-O-methyltransferase 2 isoform X1 encodes MATPAGHAPHLLQNDALYKYILETSVYPREHEQLKGLREMTKKQEWHFWMVPPEECQHLSMILKLMNAKKTIELGVYTGYSLLTTALALPKDGQVTAIDINRSYFEIGLPFIQKAGVENKINFIESEALPVLDKMLQEVKEDELFDFAFVDADKFNYGEYHERLLKLVKIGGVIVYDDTLWSGRVVAPVGTPLSQYDAEVRDYFLKFNDFLATDSRIEITQVCVGDGFTICRRLI; translated from the exons ATGGCTACCCCGGCAGGACATGCACCGCATCTCTTGCAGAATGATGCCCTTTACAAG TATATATTGGAGACAAGTGTTTATCCACGAGAGCACGAACAACTCAAGGGATTGAGAGAGATGACTAAGAAACAAGAGTG GCATTTTTGGATGGTGCCTCCGGAGGAATGCCAACATCTTTCTATGATTTTAAAGCTTATGAATGCAAAGAAGACAATTGAGCTTGGCGTGTACACTGGTTATTCACTCCTCACAACAGCACTAGCATTACCCAAAGATGGCCAG GTCACAGCAATTGACATTAACAGATCCTACTTTGAGATAGGACTACCATTTATTCAAAAAGCGGGAGTTGAGAACAAGATTAATTTTATTGAATCAGAAGCTCTCCCTGTTCTTGATAAAATGCTTCAGGAG GTAAAAGAAGACGAGTTGTTTGATTTTGCATTTGTTGATGCTGACAAGTTCAACTATGGAGAATACCATGAACGCTTACTTAAGCTTGTGAAGATTGGAGGAGTTATTGTCTATGATGATACTCTTTGGTCTGGTCGTGTGGTTGCTCCAGTGGGTACTCCTCTTTCTCAGTATGATGCAGAAGTCAGAGACTATTTTCTGAAGTTTAATGATTTTTTGGCTACCGACTCTCGGATTGAGATAACACAAGTTTGTGTTGGAGATGGATTCACCATCTGTAGACGTCTTATCTAA